A single region of the Halobacterium wangiae genome encodes:
- a CDS encoding PLP-dependent cysteine synthase family protein — MTTHGRPLDSVLDTIGETPLVRVQAAPNDVPVYAKLESFNPGASVKDRIGLYMLEAMLESGELPAGGTVIEPTAGNTGIGFAVAAGQLGVDAVFVVPERFSVEKQTLMDALGAEVINTPTEDGMGGAIQRAHELAEELDDAVVPQQFSNPLNVEAHYELTGPEIHDALDGEVGAVVAGCGTAGTLMGTGRYLREHAPDLHVTAVEPSGSLYSRMLGRDVEEGSYKTEGIGTHDPATNELFDPEFVDDVVQIPDRDTHAEMQRLAREEGQLVASSSAANSLAALDVAERAAAGEIDLPHDCVVTVFPDSSERYLSKGVYGDYEEWEG; from the coding sequence ATGACCACCCACGGGAGGCCGCTGGACTCGGTGCTCGACACAATCGGGGAAACGCCGCTCGTGCGGGTGCAGGCCGCCCCCAACGACGTGCCGGTGTACGCGAAACTGGAGTCGTTCAACCCCGGCGCGAGCGTGAAAGACCGCATCGGACTGTACATGCTCGAAGCGATGCTCGAATCCGGCGAACTCCCGGCGGGCGGCACCGTCATCGAGCCGACCGCCGGCAACACCGGCATCGGGTTCGCCGTCGCCGCCGGCCAGCTCGGCGTCGACGCCGTCTTCGTCGTGCCCGAGCGCTTCAGCGTCGAGAAGCAGACGCTGATGGACGCGCTCGGCGCCGAGGTCATCAACACGCCCACAGAGGACGGGATGGGTGGCGCAATCCAGCGCGCCCACGAACTCGCCGAGGAACTCGACGACGCCGTCGTCCCCCAGCAGTTCTCGAACCCACTGAACGTGGAGGCCCACTACGAACTCACCGGCCCGGAGATCCACGACGCCCTCGACGGCGAGGTCGGTGCTGTCGTCGCCGGCTGTGGCACCGCGGGGACGCTCATGGGAACCGGGCGGTACCTCCGCGAACACGCCCCCGACCTCCACGTCACGGCAGTCGAGCCGTCCGGGTCGCTGTACTCCCGGATGCTCGGCCGGGACGTCGAGGAAGGGTCGTACAAGACCGAGGGGATCGGCACCCACGACCCCGCGACGAACGAACTGTTCGACCCCGAGTTCGTCGACGACGTCGTCCAGATTCCCGACCGCGACACCCACGCCGAGATGCAGCGCCTCGCCCGGGAGGAGGGCCAGCTCGTCGCGTCGAGCTCCGCCGCGAACAGCCTCGCCGCCCTCGACGTCGCCGAACGCGCGGCAGCGGGAGAGATCGACCTCCCACACGACTGCGTGGTGACGGTGTTCCCGGACTCCAGCGAGCGCTACCTCTCGAAGGGCGTCTACGGCGACTACGAGGAGTGGGAGGGCTGA
- a CDS encoding CoA-binding protein encodes MPVDSDDELTEILDYEHVAVVGCSNTPGKDAHEIPAYLRDHGYDMIPVNPFADEIFDRKAYDSLADVEDEVDIVDVFRPSEEVAGIVDEAIERDDVDVVWTQLGIGDDDAAKRAEDAGIRVVQDKCMKVEHRRLKA; translated from the coding sequence ATGCCCGTCGACTCAGACGACGAACTGACCGAGATACTCGACTACGAACACGTCGCCGTAGTCGGCTGTTCGAACACACCCGGGAAGGACGCCCACGAGATCCCGGCGTACCTCCGCGACCACGGCTACGACATGATCCCCGTCAACCCGTTCGCCGACGAGATATTCGACCGGAAGGCGTACGACTCGCTGGCGGACGTCGAGGACGAGGTCGACATCGTGGACGTGTTCCGTCCGAGCGAGGAGGTCGCCGGCATCGTCGACGAGGCGATCGAACGCGACGACGTCGACGTGGTCTGGACGCAACTCGGCATCGGCGACGACGATGCGGCGAAGCGGGCGGAGGACGCTGGGATACGCGTCGTCCAGGACAAATGTATGAAGGTCGAGCACCGACGGCTGAAGGCCTGA
- a CDS encoding RAD55 family ATPase — MYELGAAFSDVEVDAGTNVLIEGPPMSGKRALGFRILEAGARNGEGSIFVTTKDNADRVAEDFAELAGDIDPTVGIVDCVTKQQGMGSTTESELVRYASSPVDLTGIGIELSELLRALYQKRGLTRNRILLHSLSTLLMYSDLQTVFRFLHVFTGRVQSADALGVFVIDSSAHDEQTVSTLKQLFDGIVTVREDDGGDFEGRLMGVDGGTDWRSL; from the coding sequence ATGTACGAACTCGGTGCGGCCTTCTCCGACGTCGAGGTCGATGCGGGGACCAACGTCCTGATCGAGGGGCCCCCGATGAGCGGCAAGCGTGCGCTGGGCTTCCGCATCCTGGAGGCCGGCGCGCGCAACGGCGAAGGGTCGATCTTCGTCACGACGAAGGACAACGCCGACCGCGTCGCCGAGGACTTCGCCGAACTCGCGGGCGACATCGACCCGACGGTCGGCATCGTCGACTGCGTCACGAAACAGCAGGGGATGGGGAGCACGACGGAGTCCGAACTCGTCCGGTACGCCTCCTCGCCCGTCGACCTCACCGGCATCGGTATCGAGCTCTCGGAGCTGCTGCGCGCACTCTACCAGAAGCGGGGGCTCACGCGCAACCGCATCCTGCTGCACTCGCTGTCGACGCTGCTGATGTACTCGGACCTCCAGACGGTGTTCCGGTTCCTCCACGTGTTCACGGGCCGCGTCCAGAGCGCGGACGCTCTCGGCGTCTTCGTCATCGACTCCAGCGCACACGACGAGCAGACCGTCAGCACGCTCAAGCAGTTGTTCGACGGCATCGTCACGGTCCGGGAGGACGACGGCGGCGACTTCGAGGGCCGCCTGATGGGCGTCGACGGCGGTACGGACTGGCGCAGCCTGTAG
- a CDS encoding geranylgeranylglycerol-phosphate geranylgeranyltransferase, which translates to MTVAATARGLLELTRPTNTVAAGALTFIGAFVAGGAFDQPTATAAAVGATWFATAAGMAINDYYDRDIDRINDPERAIPRGAVSPRGALAFSVVLFVGAIALAVLLPPLALGIAAVNLAGLVTYTEYFKGLPGAGNALVAYLVGSTFLFGAAAVGEPLAGGVLAVLAALSTFTREVIKDVEDLEGDREEGLNTLPIAIGERRALVLGAVLLVLAVAASPLPYLLGTFGIWYLVAVAPADAVMLLAAYRSFADPERGQKLLKAGTFVAAVAFVVGRVAAA; encoded by the coding sequence ATGACAGTCGCGGCCACGGCGCGCGGCCTCCTCGAACTCACGCGGCCGACGAACACCGTCGCGGCGGGTGCGCTCACGTTCATCGGCGCGTTCGTCGCGGGCGGCGCGTTCGACCAGCCGACGGCGACGGCGGCCGCCGTCGGGGCGACGTGGTTCGCGACGGCCGCCGGGATGGCCATCAACGACTACTACGACCGGGACATCGACCGCATCAACGACCCCGAACGGGCGATCCCGCGGGGCGCCGTCTCGCCTCGCGGCGCGCTCGCGTTCAGCGTCGTGCTGTTCGTCGGCGCCATCGCCCTCGCCGTGCTGCTGCCGCCGCTCGCTCTCGGCATCGCCGCGGTCAACCTCGCCGGCCTCGTCACGTATACGGAGTACTTCAAGGGCCTGCCAGGTGCGGGGAACGCGCTCGTCGCCTACCTCGTCGGGAGCACGTTCCTGTTCGGCGCCGCCGCCGTCGGCGAACCGCTCGCCGGGGGCGTGCTCGCGGTGCTCGCCGCGCTCTCGACGTTCACTCGCGAGGTCATCAAGGACGTCGAGGACCTCGAAGGAGACCGCGAGGAAGGACTGAACACGCTCCCCATCGCCATCGGCGAGCGGCGGGCGCTCGTCCTCGGCGCGGTGTTGCTCGTCCTCGCCGTCGCCGCCAGCCCGCTCCCGTACCTGCTGGGTACCTTCGGAATCTGGTATCTCGTCGCCGTCGCGCCCGCGGACGCGGTGATGCTGCTAGCCGCCTACCGGAGCTTCGCGGACCCCGAACGCGGCCAGAAACTGCTGAAGGCGGGGACGTTCGTGGCGGCGGTCGCCTTCGTCGTGGGGCGGGTCGCGGCGGCGTAA
- a CDS encoding GAP family protein, whose protein sequence is MSFVEVLPLAIVMIAGPQILSSIFLSTSERWRANSTAYVLGAAISISLVVSVAYLLGNSFGGGGGSLLGASARQLLYVAVLVFLLYAAVSTYRKRAVSEPPEWMGELTSAAPPFSFRLGLLLLGVFPTNIVTSISVGTYLAADGAPVTDAAGFVLLTLFLLALPSLGVFLLGKRAEAALPEVRDWMNDNSWVISEAVIAIFLVLTLRNLLV, encoded by the coding sequence ATGAGCTTCGTCGAAGTTCTCCCGCTGGCCATCGTGATGATCGCAGGCCCACAGATTCTCTCCTCGATCTTCCTCTCTACGAGCGAGCGGTGGCGGGCGAACTCCACGGCCTACGTCCTCGGTGCGGCCATCTCTATCAGCCTCGTCGTCAGCGTCGCGTACCTCCTCGGGAACAGTTTCGGTGGTGGTGGCGGCAGCCTGCTAGGTGCGAGTGCACGACAGCTCCTCTACGTCGCCGTCCTCGTCTTTCTCCTCTACGCTGCGGTATCGACCTACCGGAAACGAGCGGTGTCGGAGCCCCCGGAGTGGATGGGTGAGTTGACCAGCGCGGCGCCGCCGTTCTCGTTCCGACTCGGGCTCCTCCTCCTGGGGGTTTTCCCGACCAACATCGTCACCTCGATTAGCGTCGGAACCTACCTCGCGGCCGACGGTGCCCCGGTTACGGACGCGGCGGGATTCGTCCTGCTCACGCTCTTCCTCCTGGCGCTTCCGTCGCTCGGGGTGTTCCTGCTCGGGAAGCGAGCCGAGGCCGCGCTCCCGGAAGTCCGCGACTGGATGAACGACAACTCGTGGGTCATCTCCGAGGCGGTGATCGCGATCTTCCTCGTCCTGACGCTCCGGAATCTGCTCGTGTGA
- a CDS encoding alpha/beta fold hydrolase, whose amino-acid sequence MRSQMNYHEFLDTATVWASSVALRGDKFFSGSIDSPRIGDAVSEAQVTLGTLETDGTQVVTVETPAGRFECGYLTWRWYGDDVPTLLFHHGSGENPFDFGQFSSNTFRRLFATEAWDVPVNLIVVRAPFHDRSSAEYARSMRDLADFVGMCASSTALVDALTETLRERGSPGVVVSGISLGGWVTNLHRAFAGTATRYAPIFSGASFGEMFATSVYRKMTGPQARANPDRLRETLDFERAFTESGTDDCSPLLARYDRIIEFDVERDCYGGHPLTVIEKGHITGSLATSLLRAHVRESIPRVF is encoded by the coding sequence GTGCGCTCACAGATGAACTACCACGAGTTCCTCGATACTGCCACCGTGTGGGCGAGTTCGGTCGCTCTCCGTGGGGACAAGTTCTTCTCGGGGAGCATCGACAGCCCCCGCATCGGAGACGCCGTATCCGAGGCACAGGTAACGCTCGGTACCCTGGAAACGGACGGGACCCAGGTCGTCACCGTCGAGACGCCCGCTGGCCGATTCGAGTGCGGCTATCTCACGTGGCGCTGGTACGGCGACGACGTCCCGACGCTGCTCTTCCACCACGGGAGCGGGGAGAACCCGTTCGACTTCGGCCAGTTCAGTTCGAACACGTTCCGACGATTGTTCGCGACGGAAGCGTGGGACGTCCCTGTGAATTTGATCGTCGTTCGCGCACCGTTCCACGACCGCTCCAGCGCGGAGTACGCTCGCTCGATGCGGGACCTCGCAGATTTCGTCGGGATGTGTGCATCGTCGACGGCCCTGGTCGACGCGCTCACCGAGACACTACGTGAGCGTGGCAGTCCCGGCGTGGTCGTCTCCGGAATCAGTCTCGGCGGGTGGGTCACGAACCTCCATCGCGCGTTCGCCGGAACAGCGACCAGGTACGCCCCGATATTTTCGGGTGCGTCCTTCGGGGAGATGTTCGCTACGTCGGTATACCGGAAGATGACCGGACCGCAGGCCCGAGCCAACCCGGACCGACTCCGGGAGACGCTGGACTTTGAACGGGCCTTCACCGAGAGCGGAACGGACGACTGTTCGCCGCTGCTCGCACGGTACGACCGGATCATCGAGTTCGACGTGGAACGAGACTGTTACGGCGGGCACCCGCTGACCGTGATCGAGAAGGGGCACATCACGGGGTCGCTGGCGACGTCGCTCCTCAGAGCACACGTTCGAGAGTCGATTCCACGGGTGTTTTGA
- a CDS encoding DUF6653 family protein, giving the protein MRHTPDDVEEVLWSRHANPRSGWTRLPTGAVLVYAVYRRDWRLLLAALLWAAVNPFLFPPPETDDALMTRAVLAERWWVREEDNGTVGVTYPNVCNTGSALAFVWALVAAWRRRPGQTALATVLASGLKLWWVGVLVRRFDASRQAS; this is encoded by the coding sequence ATGCGACACACGCCCGACGACGTCGAGGAGGTCCTCTGGTCCCGGCATGCGAACCCGAGGAGTGGGTGGACCCGGCTCCCGACGGGGGCCGTCCTCGTCTACGCCGTCTACCGGCGTGACTGGCGGCTCCTCCTCGCGGCCCTCCTCTGGGCAGCTGTCAATCCGTTCCTCTTCCCGCCGCCGGAGACTGACGACGCCTTGATGACCCGGGCCGTTCTCGCCGAACGGTGGTGGGTACGTGAGGAGGACAACGGCACCGTGGGGGTCACCTACCCGAACGTCTGCAACACGGGAAGCGCGCTCGCGTTCGTCTGGGCGCTCGTCGCCGCCTGGCGACGGCGACCCGGCCAGACTGCCCTCGCCACTGTCCTGGCGAGCGGGCTGAAGCTCTGGTGGGTCGGCGTGCTCGTGCGCCGTTTCGACGCGAGCAGGCAGGCATCGTGA
- a CDS encoding FAD-dependent oxidoreductase — protein sequence MTLATVSRYDGNQVGDRRGNAVVCGASMAGLLAARVLADRFADVTIIERDQLPTEPAVRRGVPQGAHPHALLEAGRATLEDLFPGYGEELVSAGGVVVDFASDVQFYVEGDFLAHGPTPMETYSATRPLIEQTVRQYVSALDGVHIRSGCQVTDYLLDDTETVVEGVAVREGADQTEIAADLVVDATGRTSRTPTWLETHGYTPPDVDEVRIDVAYSTTYIERPADDLRTFLVPPSPPHTRGGMAAPVEGDRWVVSVHGVHGDHPPTEYTGFREFAASLLTPEVEQLLDDHRQVSADVEQYPFPANRRYRYADLDRFPDGLVVVGDAIASFNPIYGQGMSVAALEALVLHQTLAAGGRENLALRFFDRAEAVIDAAWTLAAGNDFAFPQTTGPRPRGTALTGWYLSRLARRAHTDSTLSSEFFRVLTMERPPTTLLRPGNVWRVFKPTG from the coding sequence ATGACCCTAGCAACGGTTTCGCGGTACGACGGTAATCAGGTGGGAGACAGGCGTGGGAACGCAGTCGTGTGTGGAGCGAGTATGGCCGGTCTGCTCGCGGCTCGCGTGTTAGCGGACCGATTCGCCGACGTGACGATCATCGAACGAGATCAACTGCCGACCGAGCCAGCTGTGCGTCGAGGGGTGCCCCAGGGCGCGCATCCCCACGCGCTGCTCGAAGCCGGACGGGCGACGCTGGAGGATCTGTTCCCGGGGTACGGAGAGGAACTCGTCTCAGCTGGCGGAGTCGTCGTCGATTTCGCCAGCGACGTGCAGTTCTACGTCGAGGGGGACTTCCTCGCCCACGGGCCAACTCCGATGGAGACGTACTCCGCAACTCGACCGCTGATCGAGCAGACCGTCCGACAGTACGTATCCGCTCTCGATGGCGTCCACATCCGCTCGGGCTGCCAGGTCACCGACTACCTCCTCGACGACACAGAGACGGTCGTGGAAGGAGTGGCCGTCCGAGAGGGTGCCGACCAGACGGAGATCGCCGCCGACCTGGTCGTGGACGCCACCGGGCGAACGAGTCGAACGCCGACGTGGCTCGAAACCCATGGCTACACGCCGCCGGACGTCGACGAGGTGCGCATCGACGTGGCCTACAGCACCACCTACATCGAGCGACCTGCCGACGACCTGCGCACGTTCCTCGTCCCACCGTCCCCACCGCACACCCGTGGTGGGATGGCTGCGCCCGTCGAAGGAGACCGCTGGGTAGTGAGCGTACACGGCGTCCACGGTGACCATCCCCCGACAGAGTACACGGGATTCCGGGAGTTCGCGGCGAGCCTGCTGACCCCCGAGGTGGAACAGCTCCTCGACGACCACCGTCAGGTCTCTGCCGACGTCGAGCAGTACCCGTTCCCGGCCAATAGACGGTACCGCTACGCGGACCTCGATAGATTCCCCGACGGACTGGTGGTCGTCGGCGACGCCATCGCGAGCTTCAACCCGATCTACGGCCAGGGGATGTCTGTGGCGGCTCTGGAAGCACTCGTGCTCCACCAGACCCTGGCTGCGGGCGGCCGTGAGAACCTCGCGCTTCGCTTCTTCGACCGTGCCGAAGCGGTGATCGACGCGGCGTGGACGTTGGCGGCGGGTAACGACTTCGCGTTCCCGCAGACGACCGGTCCCAGACCCCGGGGCACTGCCCTCACTGGCTGGTATCTCTCCCGGTTGGCTCGCAGAGCTCACACCGACAGCACACTGTCCAGCGAGTTCTTCCGGGTGCTGACGATGGAACGCCCACCAACCACACTGCTGCGTCCGGGGAACGTGTGGCGCGTGTTCAAACCGACCGGCTGA
- the merB gene encoding organomercurial lyase, with protein MRTAELPDAVADNVSRFFGRPVEAFDDVVAAIRTVVEGDGIAIDELCHVEAETPHQAKTDAETYYFRCFYDGIALAHLVDEPVEIRTETPTNEPIEIRASPESEVDVTPSGAVMSFGVATESDVPVDEPPTAQDVYGAVCPYVKAFYTREDYGNWAKDVAATTVGIPLDSGVPIAAALTATPSEVAE; from the coding sequence GTGAGGACCGCAGAACTCCCGGACGCCGTGGCAGACAACGTGAGTCGGTTCTTCGGCAGACCAGTCGAAGCGTTCGACGACGTGGTTGCGGCGATCCGTACTGTGGTCGAGGGCGACGGGATCGCTATCGACGAACTCTGCCACGTCGAGGCGGAGACCCCTCACCAAGCGAAGACGGACGCCGAGACCTACTACTTCCGGTGTTTCTACGACGGCATCGCACTGGCCCACCTCGTGGACGAACCCGTCGAGATCCGGACCGAAACCCCCACGAACGAACCTATCGAGATACGGGCGTCACCCGAGAGTGAGGTCGACGTGACGCCGTCAGGTGCGGTCATGTCGTTCGGCGTGGCGACTGAGAGCGACGTTCCTGTCGACGAACCACCCACTGCCCAGGACGTCTACGGTGCCGTCTGTCCGTACGTGAAGGCGTTCTACACCCGCGAGGACTACGGGAACTGGGCGAAGGACGTGGCTGCCACCACGGTTGGAATCCCCCTCGACTCCGGCGTTCCCATCGCCGCTGCGCTGACGGCGACTCCGTCGGAGGTTGCAGAATGA
- a CDS encoding DoxX family protein, producing MNLSTVAILGSQAVLGLVGVGVGGAKVTHREDQVEAFQRFGYPQWARIGTGVVEIGAGAGLLAGLLWSPGLTLVGGVLLSTVLAGAVVTHLRTGDSPSKTAVPATLLVLTAGLLAVRFLSIPG from the coding sequence ATGAACCTCTCCACCGTCGCTATCCTCGGCTCGCAAGCCGTACTCGGACTCGTCGGCGTGGGCGTCGGAGGAGCGAAGGTCACCCACCGAGAGGACCAGGTGGAAGCCTTCCAGCGATTCGGCTATCCACAGTGGGCCCGAATCGGTACTGGCGTCGTCGAGATCGGGGCCGGAGCGGGTTTGCTCGCAGGCCTCCTGTGGTCGCCCGGACTCACACTGGTCGGTGGCGTGCTCCTGAGTACTGTTTTGGCTGGTGCGGTAGTCACCCACCTTCGCACTGGTGACTCGCCGTCGAAAACTGCCGTTCCAGCGACGCTACTCGTCCTCACTGCAGGTCTGCTCGCAGTCCGCTTCCTCTCGATTCCGGGGTAG
- a CDS encoding winged helix-turn-helix transcriptional regulator, translated as MADTTDTETDTPDPAVVDQECLCPLGGVMDLLSRRYAMQLICVVGAIGPARYGDIEETFDGVSSSTLSTRLEELVEAGILSREQYAEIPPRVEYDLTEIGEELGEHLEPLLEWAEAIDEEELSVGQT; from the coding sequence ATGGCAGATACCACTGACACGGAGACTGATACGCCCGACCCAGCAGTTGTCGACCAGGAGTGTCTCTGTCCCCTGGGCGGGGTGATGGATCTTCTCAGCCGTCGGTACGCGATGCAGCTCATCTGCGTGGTGGGCGCAATCGGTCCAGCACGGTACGGCGACATCGAGGAGACGTTCGATGGCGTGAGTAGTTCGACGCTCTCGACGCGGCTCGAGGAACTCGTCGAGGCTGGGATCCTCTCCCGGGAGCAGTACGCCGAGATTCCACCACGGGTCGAATACGACCTCACGGAGATCGGTGAAGAGCTGGGCGAGCATCTCGAACCGCTCCTCGAGTGGGCCGAAGCGATCGACGAGGAGGAGCTGTCGGTTGGCCAAACGTAG
- a CDS encoding bile acid:sodium symporter family protein, with translation MNVTDLVEDYLLLWILVSVGLGIAMPSVAVVTRASTVILAVMIGSISLTLSVDQFDQIRVRTVGLILLGHVTMPFLAVGVAHGLGVSPALTVGFVILGAVTPELVTPVMTELADGDTALATTALVVIGVGSVGFIPAVVAHLAGGISVPTLPIVEQLVVAVVLPMFVAIGVRAWQPDRVGEYDAYYPAISATMVVLIIGGVTAANAGVIRSNQTLLASVAAGVVVLNGLGYVVGFLVSHWGDRPTRIASILSVGMRDFAVAAALVIAAGLPTIASLPAVVFGVVEMATSAGLASWFGRAD, from the coding sequence ATGAACGTGACCGATCTCGTCGAGGACTATCTCCTGCTGTGGATACTCGTCTCGGTCGGCCTGGGTATCGCGATGCCATCGGTCGCAGTCGTGACGCGTGCGTCGACGGTCATCCTCGCAGTGATGATCGGGAGCATCTCGCTGACGCTCTCTGTCGATCAGTTCGACCAGATTCGCGTCAGGACGGTCGGCCTGATCCTCCTGGGTCACGTAACGATGCCCTTCCTCGCAGTCGGTGTTGCACACGGACTCGGCGTATCGCCGGCACTGACAGTCGGTTTCGTCATCCTCGGTGCAGTGACGCCAGAACTCGTGACGCCGGTGATGACCGAACTCGCGGACGGCGATACGGCCCTCGCGACGACTGCCCTGGTGGTCATCGGTGTCGGGAGTGTCGGGTTCATTCCGGCAGTCGTTGCCCACCTCGCGGGCGGAATCTCTGTCCCGACGCTGCCGATAGTCGAACAGTTGGTCGTGGCCGTCGTCCTGCCCATGTTCGTCGCCATCGGCGTACGAGCGTGGCAGCCCGATCGTGTCGGTGAGTACGACGCCTACTATCCGGCGATCTCTGCGACGATGGTGGTTCTCATCATCGGCGGGGTAACAGCCGCGAATGCCGGGGTCATCCGCTCGAACCAGACGCTCTTGGCCAGTGTCGCGGCTGGTGTCGTCGTGCTGAACGGGCTGGGGTACGTGGTCGGCTTTCTCGTGAGCCACTGGGGAGATCGACCGACACGTATCGCGTCGATTCTCTCCGTAGGAATGCGTGATTTTGCCGTCGCAGCGGCACTCGTGATCGCGGCTGGCCTCCCGACGATTGCGTCGCTTCCAGCGGTGGTCTTCGGTGTCGTCGAGATGGCGACGAGCGCCGGTCTCGCCAGTTGGTTCGGACGAGCAGATTGA
- a CDS encoding helix-turn-helix domain-containing protein yields MSVMAEFTVPASEFVLAETLTSSPEMRIEIKRVVGGTEFVTPYFWATEGDFETFEEALRADDNVRDLLTLEEHEEPKEATDRTDEERFYRVTWGTNVPNLVTAVSDSKATVLEAVSGDGGEWEVKVLFPDETALSEFHDYISEHDFDLDVTRVYRPDNPQEQAEYGLTAAQQEALEAAYNAGYFAVPRDRTLTELAEDLGISRNALSTRLRRGHRNLLANTVLHEQ; encoded by the coding sequence ATGAGCGTCATGGCGGAGTTCACCGTCCCTGCGAGCGAGTTCGTACTGGCGGAGACGTTGACGTCGTCGCCCGAGATGCGAATCGAGATCAAGCGCGTCGTGGGTGGGACGGAGTTCGTGACGCCGTACTTCTGGGCGACGGAGGGGGACTTCGAGACGTTCGAGGAGGCCCTTCGAGCGGACGACAACGTGCGCGACCTGCTCACCCTGGAGGAACACGAGGAACCGAAGGAGGCGACCGACCGCACCGACGAGGAACGGTTCTACCGGGTCACGTGGGGGACGAACGTACCGAACCTCGTCACGGCCGTCTCGGACTCCAAAGCGACCGTCCTCGAGGCGGTCAGTGGTGACGGTGGGGAGTGGGAGGTGAAAGTGCTCTTCCCCGACGAGACCGCCCTCTCGGAGTTCCACGACTACATCAGCGAACACGACTTCGATCTGGACGTCACTCGCGTCTACCGCCCGGACAACCCACAGGAGCAGGCCGAGTACGGTCTCACGGCGGCCCAGCAGGAGGCCCTGGAGGCGGCCTACAACGCCGGCTACTTCGCCGTCCCCCGCGACCGAACGCTCACCGAACTGGCCGAGGACCTCGGCATCTCCCGGAACGCGCTGTCGACGCGACTCAGACGCGGCCACCGGAATCTGCTCGCGAACACGGTCCTCCACGAGCAGTGA
- a CDS encoding HalOD1 output domain-containing protein, with translation MTDRTQSLGSSGRSDPLSRRVVDAVAAESDADPADLEPLYYSVDPDSLNSLFEGGGSTAGTNGCRVSFHYAGHQVTVTRGGSVVVDGNGVTRASHDSHPGGEPEAPD, from the coding sequence ATGACTGACCGGACGCAGTCGCTGGGGTCCTCGGGTCGATCTGACCCCCTCAGCAGGCGTGTCGTCGATGCAGTCGCAGCGGAGTCGGACGCAGACCCCGCCGACCTGGAACCGCTGTACTACAGTGTCGACCCGGACAGCCTGAACTCGCTGTTCGAGGGTGGCGGGTCGACTGCCGGCACGAACGGCTGCCGTGTGTCGTTCCACTACGCCGGCCACCAGGTCACCGTCACCCGCGGCGGCTCCGTGGTTGTCGACGGGAACGGTGTCACGCGGGCGAGCCACGACTCCCATCCTGGTGGTGAGCCGGAAGCCCCGGACTAG